From one Chloroflexota bacterium genomic stretch:
- a CDS encoding SRPBCC family protein, translating into MLINETITISRNPESIWSYWMDVTNDVQWRNGITKAEWTSQPPYGLGSTGEHTHKDMGAMNWGITRFEDGRSFEFIHTAGALKGSIAIFQVEPETNGSRVNVQMRISGPLFMRFMMFFMGKRMRKGVRGDLQKLKELMEIQDTNA; encoded by the coding sequence ATGTTAATCAACGAGACAATAACGATTTCACGAAACCCTGAATCGATTTGGAGCTATTGGATGGATGTTACCAATGATGTTCAATGGCGGAATGGCATCACCAAAGCCGAATGGACCTCACAGCCGCCGTATGGGCTAGGCTCAACAGGCGAGCATACCCATAAGGATATGGGTGCTATGAATTGGGGAATTACCAGATTTGAAGATGGCCGCAGTTTTGAATTTATCCATACAGCTGGCGCTCTGAAAGGTTCGATCGCTATCTTTCAAGTGGAACCAGAAACCAACGGCAGCCGCGTCAATGTTCAGATGAGAATATCAGGACCTTTATTCATGCGCTTCATGATGTTCTTTATGGGAAAGAGAATGCGCAAGGGCGTGCGGGGTGACCTACAAAAGCTTAAAGAGCTTATGGAAATACAGGATACAAATGCCTAA
- a CDS encoding lactate utilization protein — protein sequence MTDRDEILNRLKAQERDATHPPAWRSRRHFDDLAERFSTSLTASGGQVHRAGSLDAALAQLDALLPELAARQVAVNHEPPFDQLDLPGRWPNVDLYLAGQSGGDLTLFCASADVGLSGASAALAETGTIVLHNGPGSSRLVTLLPPIHIALVATSQLTTDIFTWTAARDGQIPASLTLVSGPSKTADIEQVLAIGVHGPKRLIVFLYDDD from the coding sequence ATGACCGACCGCGACGAAATCCTCAATCGACTGAAGGCGCAGGAACGGGACGCCACCCACCCACCCGCCTGGCGCTCCCGGCGACACTTCGACGACCTGGCAGAGCGCTTTTCCACCTCGCTGACCGCGTCCGGCGGCCAGGTCCACCGGGCCGGGAGCCTGGACGCCGCGCTCGCCCAACTGGATGCGCTGCTGCCAGAACTGGCGGCTCGACAGGTCGCGGTCAATCACGAACCACCGTTCGACCAACTGGACCTGCCCGGGCGCTGGCCCAACGTTGACCTATACCTTGCCGGTCAAAGCGGCGGCGACCTGACCCTGTTCTGCGCGTCGGCCGACGTGGGACTCAGCGGCGCGAGCGCTGCGCTGGCAGAGACTGGTACCATTGTCTTGCACAACGGGCCAGGCAGCAGCCGCCTGGTAACCCTGCTCCCCCCGATCCACATCGCGCTGGTAGCTACCTCCCAACTGACCACCGATATCTTCACGTGGACCGCCGCTCGCGATGGCCAGATTCCAGCCTCCCTCACCCTGGTCAGCGGGCCCAGCAAGACCGCCGACATCGAACAGGTGCTGGCCATCGGGGTCCATGGCCCCAAACGCCTGATCGTCTTCCTCTACGACGACGATTGA